DNA from Chionomys nivalis chromosome 11, mChiNiv1.1, whole genome shotgun sequence:
GCTAGGATGTATCACATTTACCTTCTTTTATTAGTCTGGCTAGTGTTTTATATCAAGCTGGAAGAAGGGTATTTCCCTCAGTATAGAAAATATCCTAATTAAGACAGATAAGTCACACTGCTTTTGTTTATGTCACAATTGTCCCTGTAGCTAGAATTAAATGATGCTGTCAAAGGGCAATGCTGGTGTTTGAtggcttttaatatttttgccCGTATCAAAAGACTAAATAAATGCAATCAATATTTAGAATTCCTAACTGTCTAGTAATTATTCCAATAGAGGTCTTCACACTCCTGAGCATCGATACTTGCTCTTCATAGCCCTAATAAATCTGCTCCCAGAAAATGAACCAAGCTCAGCTAGAGCTTCAGGGAGAATATTAGCAAACATGAAGCTCCGAATGTGATTAACCAAACTCCTCAGCACATGGGGCTTACGGAATATGGATGTTAAAACCCAAACACTTAATGAGAACTATCCAGAAATAAGAATCATATCACCAGTGGGACAGCATTGTGTATTTAGAGTAGCTCCTTAGTCGAGTAGCTCAGATGAGGGTTTTAAACAGCATTGACTATTCACAAGAAATCATCCTACAAGTGTCTACCTGACAAAATAAATTCAAGCCATGAAAGAATAATATCCATGAATTATTACATACCTCTTGTTACCTGACTTTGCATTTAATATATACATGACAAGAACCCCATGAAAtagattctatttttattctcAATAAGTGACAAATGAGTATACCATGGCCTTTGGAGACTGCTCTAGGCAACAGATTTAGGAAGGGTATGGCTTGTATTAAACTTGAATGTGTCTTAATCCAGACTCAAATTCACTAGTTTTCTCTATCTTTCTTACCTCCAACCCCATCTCTACTTCTGCACTATCAAGTAGTTCCTTAAATCCAGGAATTCATGTGTTATTGAAGATCAATTTATGTGAGGAATGTTTACAATATAAGACACACTAAAGAATTTCAGTACCAGATTAAAAACTATTGATTAGatattgtggaataatctttttgttcactgtgaagatgtgtcactaggATTGGTTTTAAAAAAGAGCTAAACAGTCAATAGTTAGGTAGGATCTGGGGccagagagaattctgggaagaagaaggcagagacagtgacagagaatAATCAAGACATACAGGAGGAGAGGTAATAGCCATGAGCTACatggcagcacatagatgaatataaatgggttaagttataagagctaatagaaacaagcctaagctattgaccaagcttTCATAAGTTTCTGTGTTGTGATTTGGAAGCTGACAGGTGGGATAAAGACTCCCAACAATTATAGGCATTATCTGACCAACATGTTGAGGTATGATTGCCTATAACATTTGCATATACTTATGGTCTATAATGATGCTGTTCTGATATATTTATGTAttgtaaaaaggaaaatgtggtagaatcctctaaaggaacagaactattagaatgaattataaatatggaatattAGATTGACTTACGTAACAGCGGCTGGATATCATAACCATGATAATCAAcagtgtcttagagtttctattgctgtgataaaagaccaTGATCAAGAGCAAgttggaaggaaaggatttatttcagttttcagttccaTTGCACAGTACATTACTCAGGGTCATCACAGAAGGAACTCAAAACAAGGAGGAGACCTTGagacaggagttgatgcagaggtcatgcAGGAGTGCTGTCTTATAGCCTACTCCTTTCGGAGTgcttagtctgttttcttatagcacccaggaccaccagctgtGGGGGGAATtgctcacagtgagctgggtcctcccacataaattattaatcaagaaaatgcactacaggtttgcccacaggccagtctggtggagtTACttccttaattgaggttcctCCTTCCCAAATGATTCTGACTTATGTCAAGACGACATAAAAGTAACCAGCTCAAGTATGCCGGAGAAGCAGAGAACTAGAGAACTACTCAATCCATGAAGCTGGGTACCTCAGGAACCCAAAGCTGGCACTGGAGGTTTGGAGGATTCCTGCAGAGCTGATGGCCTTCAGTCTGTGTTAGAAAGCTGAAGAAGTAAGGGCCTGGTATTAGTACAGGATGGCAGTCACAGAAACAGCAACtgtagtaacaacaacaaaacaagagaatAAATTCACTCACCaggaagaagcaaaggcaggcaagtAAACAGCATTTCTTTTTCATGTACCTCTCTATATCTGGTCCTTCACAGGGAAAGTAATACACATGCTAGACAATTCTTTCTCTATTTACTCCTGCCTGAGAAACCTCTCATAGACCTATGCAAAAGGCATGTCTCTAGGTTGACCCCTGATTCTGTTGAATTGTCCTTCAAGAATatctatcagaggccaagcacaAGAGAATAACTATCATATGGGTTCTTCAAAGCTGCAGAATGTACCTTGAACTGACTCAGATTTAGGAGTACTGCGATATGAATTTCAAGTTAACATATTTTTTATAATCCAAATAACCAAGATAAAACATAGAGTAGTTATTAGCTCAGGTTGCTATAAGACATTCTTAAGCTGAATGGCATATGCAACCAGAATTACTTTTCAAAGTTCTGGAGGATGACAAATCTAAGATCAAGACTTGTCATTGGGCTGATTCAGTCCACTGGTGAAGGTCTTGCAGGTTAACAGATGGCCACCTTTTCTCTATGTCTCAGTAGGAGAAGCCAGAGTTAGAAGCAAGGCCTCTGCTATCCCTTCTCATAGGGCATTAATCTAACCATGACAGGATGATTAgactataaatataatatattcaatAGCTGCAATCCTAAATTTGTTTTGAGAAATACTGAAACAAATATGTCAAGTGCAGGCCAAATAAAAACTTCTCTCCAATATGTGGGCATAGCTTTTCTCAACAATAGGActaataaaagtattttgagGCATTATAGACTAAAGAGCACGGTGATGGTAAACTTCATAGATTAATTTATCAACTTAGACTACTTTTAAATGCAAGATTTAGGTTGTTGATAAGAATGGGCATGGGGTATATGGGAGGGGCAAATAACTAAGAAGAATCCTCTTTACAGGAAAGAGCGATGATGGAGCTAAAGATTGTTCAAACAAAGCCAAGGACtcttaaggctttttttttttttaattccaaacCTATTTTAAGAGTCTTGTAGCTATTCTTTAATGTTTATTAAACAAAAAGTTGAAGTAGTTGACTAGAATTCCCCACAGCTTTTCACTTGACATAGAACTGTAACATTTATCCAGAAGTTTTCCCTTTGCCCTCTTCTCCAGTGGGCAGACCAGCCCTCCCTGCTCTACTGCCTTGAGTCTTCCTCAGCAAGCACAGCTGAAGAGAAGTGTATTGTCAGGAAAAGAATAACCCATGTTCTTAAAGACCTTTCCAGGAAGCCAGCAGGTGATACTTCTCTTCGGAACCATCTGTTCATGAAATGAAGGAGTCTGTTTTTTCTAGGAAttcttatatattatacattttcttcttctaagctCTATTGCAGCACCATGCTTTTAGCATTAGCAAAGTTCCATAATAATTTTCTATGAGTTTTTTACTTTCATATAAATGAAATACTTATTATACCCACTACTGTAGTATTTTTATGTGTAGACTACTATAAATTATATGAGGAAGTATAATGTACTAGCTACAATTtctataaataaatgcaatattaATTTCCAGGTTATACAATTATTGACATACAACTCTAAATAAATCTAAATCTAAATAAACACCAATAATTTTGGCAGTGATCATTTGAGTCATTCTGCTGTCCCCAAGTGCTTTTCAATTTAGAAGTTACATTGTTCTCAATTCCAGTTGAGGAATACTGATAGACTCTCCTTTATCCATAGGTGAATGTTCATTAATGAAGCAACCGTCAGGATTTttgacatggctcagcagttaagagcactgactcttaaGCCTTCTACAGGAATCAAGTTCTTTTCTCAATCTCCAACAGATGTTTACAACCTACTGTTGCAGTCCCAGAGATCTGACAATGTCTTTGTCTTATGGTCTCTGGGGGGACCAGGCATGCTTATGACTCACAGACATGCAGATAAAGTACCCACACATTAAAtggtaaatatttcataaaagcaGTCTTCATGAGTTTTACTAATCTTTTTGGTTGTTActcatctttttcttgttttcattctctacctttcctcttcttttacaAGAAAATGCACACCATCTGCCAGACTCACAATCACAATATTAATATTCTGTTCTCTTgtgaaaatacatataattatttGCAGTAGTAAACAGACTAGTAATGTAACTGTGATCCTCTCTAATCTGTTGTATCTGCTTGACAGGACATCAAGCATTACTTCATAACCAAGATAGAAGTATTTATTAGCTGAGTGGGGTCTAAATAGGAGACcatggagatctgccttcctATTCAACCAGGGCCAGTGTTCTTGAGCAAAACATTAAGAGACAACACAGCATGACTGTATGATAGTGTACAAGAGAAGTGACACAAATTGAATTTGGAAAATAGTAAAAcactataattttataaatggaaTAAAACGAAGAAAGCTAATAAAAAACGGGTTGTTACCTAATTTATAATATGTAGGTGGTGATTCctgtcatatttttattatactttattatGAGGTACGCAGTTATTCCAGACTCTCAATAGTTGTCACATCCAAACCAGGGAGCAAATCTTCTCCGCCCTACTACACTCTCttgatacaataaaaaaaaaacgtgTTTTTCGCTCAGCAGTCTACAGAGAGGTCAGGTTCTGACTGCTTTAATGTACATTAAGAAATGACAGCTTTCCCTTTAACTAAATCCACTGAATTGGTTACTTATTCCATGAAATGACTGTTTAGGGCTGAAGTAAATTTGTGGCAGTTTAGcattttctacaaaaaaaaaaaaaaaaaacacacacacacacacaaaaaccagagGATCATAATTGAATAACTATTTGTTCTCCTAGCTACTTACTTCAACCATAGTTCTATGTGCTACCTGTTCATCTCCTTGTTCCAATGGTTTTGGAGAGCTTatggaatttaaaaatttaacagaACCTTGCTTGAAACAGACTGTTACTATATATATTTCTCAAAGACTCTGACTTCAGTATGTAATCCTTTACTTGCAATAATACAAAGCCTTGGTAAGCTGAGGTCCTTAGGAAAATAAGAAACGTGCTTCTAACAATGATATGTATCCAATTCTCTCCAGATAGTTTGGAACCTGCTGAATGTCAGTATCTCAACTAAATTATGAGTCTTAAATTTCATGTATTCTGAGGACTGTCCTGAACAAACGTCCCCTTATAGCTTTATTATAAAGTTCCAATGAACCGGATGGCCATAAATTGGGATCTACTCCAATGCTTGGAGTACTGCTACCTGTTGGATTCTAAGCACCCTATGGCAGGTGCTCAGGCCAATAATGTCCTGTGAGTCTTAAACATGGGCGTGGTTAAGCAGGTAGCTTCCAAAAGGTGTAATTATAAATTCAATTTGCCCCATAGTCGTCTCAGAACTCAATTTATTAGTTCTGAGCCTCCTATGTAAGTGGCGAGGTAAGCACTGGAGGCTGTGCAGGAGAGCAGGGAGAGGCGGGCTTGTTCCCGCAGTGCCCAAGTCCACAGGCAGGGAAGCAGTGGCAGCACCCAGCGGAGGACACTGCTGTCCCTGGCGCGGACACCGGGCTGAGCAGCAGAGCGATCCCCAGGAGCGTCGTGTGTGCGCCGAGCAGGGACCGACCGCAGGCCCGAGGGGCCGCTCGGCGGCCAGAGACAAGGACACGCCTCAGCTCGGGCCAACTCCCGGCCTCCCCTGGCCTCCCGCCAGAGCCGCCCCGCCACCTTTCTTCCTCCGCCCGCCACCGAGCGCCCCGGACGGGCTCCAGATCGCCCGCGCCCCCGCGCGCGCGGCCCCTCGGCCCTCGGAGCTGGCGGCTCGACCCGACCGGACCGATGTGGCGCATGCGTGGTGGCGCCACCCGGCGCGGGAGCTGCGGCGGGGccggcggtggcggcggcagcCGGGGCGAGTTAGGCCGtgagggcggcggcggcggcggtggcggcggcggtggcggcgtgGGCTGGCGAGGCCGCGCGGGCGGTGCCCGGCGACAGCTGGAGGAGCGCTTCGCCGACCTGGCCGCCAGCCACCTGGAGGCCGTGCGCGCGCGCGACGAGCGGGACCGGCAGAACGCGCGGCTGCGCGAGGAGAACGCCCGCCTGCGCCTGGAGAACCGGCGGCTGAAGCGCGAGAACCGCAGCCTCTTTCGCCAGGCTCTGCGCCTGCCGCCCGGCGACAACAACACCGACGAGCGCGACGTCGCGGACGCCACCTTCGGAGGTCCGGACGAGCCCGCCACCCACCGCCAGGCGAGAGGCGGAGGCCCCGACGACGAGCCGGGCAGCCCCCGGGCGCTGCGGGCCCGGCTGGAGAAGCTGGAGGTCATGTACCGCCGGGCCCTGCTGCAGCTGCGCCTGGAACAGCAGGGCGCGCGCCCGCCGCAAGACGGCGGCGAGCGGCCGCTCAGAGAAACCGCCGCCGGCCTGTGCGACCAGGACCCGGAACCGGATCCGGACGGCCCCGGGCCTTGGCCGTAGCTGGAGGGCGTGGCGCAAGGGGCGGGACCTGAGCAAGCCCCGCCCCGGGAGCACTCAGCGCCCCGCCCCTCTGGACACGGGGAAGCTCCGGATTTGCACTCCAGGGACACCACCCATGAGCACTTCCGGGTGCCACAGTCCTTGCCCTGGGGTGTGATGGAGAGGAGACTGAACTTCCTAATTCTCACCCGTGCAGAGCAACTGCCAAGGGCCCTGCTAGCGTCTTGAGAAGACAGGGAACTAGCTACTCTAGGGCCAGTTTTAACCCAGCAAGAACTGGGTGCCCCGCAGCACCTCCTACATCCCAGAAGTTTTCAAAGTGTTGTGAGGACCACTTGcttatctttttcttcctctgttttagATTCTTTGAAAGATGAATAGTGTGCTCGAGTGGGTAATGCCAATTCAGTCCCCTAAATCTGCTGTTATCTCTTTTGCGACCAACATTTTAAGTATGTTTTATAAATTGGTATCACTTGGCTATCCCATCTTCTTTATACCTTTTTATAAAGAAGACAATATTTATAACTTCACGTCACTCCAATCCACACACGTTTAATATATTCTGGTGTGTTGTTGACCtccagagacttttttttaaacaatgtctTCTGACAGTTGATCATTTGAATTGAGAAATAAAACTGGTACATTAAAATCTAAATTGTCCTTGCCTATTATTTGATGCGTTTTAAAAGCTTTATAGGGTTTTTaagattatatatgcatatatgtcacatattttaatatctggctttgtttatgttttgtaaTCTTTTGGATTATTTACACAAGATCTTTAAATATCTGAGAACAGTTtgaacaatattttattatttcagcaTTTTATATTACCATTAGTTCTTATTCAGTTATATCATGGTTATTTAGCTTGATTTTTAACAACTTTCAAGAAACTTGAAGATTTTTAGACAAAAATCCCCTTACGTTTCAGTTGTGTACTTTGTATCAGAAAAAGAGACTAATAACACATGCTCTGAGCTcttcttcttaaaatttatttatttatttgagacagagtaaATGCTCAGTAGTCCAGTGTGGCCTggaactctgccttccttccttagcccactgagtgctaggattgcaggcctCTACCACCAGCAACGTCTCCTCTTCTATCgttatttttaatgcatttttcatACTAAGCACTGCAGAAAATGCAATGTGTCTGATTAAATTTGCAGAAGTAAAACAACGTGCTGTCTTTATTACCCAGCATAAGGATCATTGACATTTCTGTAGCTAAAGCCAGGCCAATCAGAGAAAAGCACAGTCACGTGTTAcatgacccacaggtccaagggAAGCTGTTGAACTCTCCACTAAATGAATGCACAGCCCTAGAGAAGTAAGGGAATGGTAGAGAACAGTTATAGAGTAAGGAGAACCTATCAAGGCCTGGTTAGTGGTTTCTAGACCTCTCTGTGTGGCATTCAATGACTCCTTCCAAAACACGGGTCTTATGACAACTCTCAGGTTAGACCAGAAATTTTCTTTATGACTGTCTCAAGCAAGAAAGCATGAGTTATTTAAAGTAGTAGTTATATATTTTAGAGCTGTGTTTGTGGATAGTTTCTTGAACTTGCCTTAGAGAGATTATTATCAGTTTCATAGCTTGTTTGTGGAGGGAGACAACTTATGAAAGACATGCAGAAAGTGCAAGAGATGTGGCTTCTGAGATTCTTCCATGGCATTCAGCAAAGATACACTGCTTTGGAGTTTTGTTTCTGAGTCTCCTGTACATCATGTATTCAAAAGTAAACAATGGGAACACCACGGGGCGGGGGACAAATAAGTAGAGATGTGAAGAAAAACAAGTGTATGCTATATACATCATCTCCCAGAAAAGTTTAAATATCAAATACTTCTTACAAAACAAGGGTCAAGGAAACTGATGTTCcttgttaaaatattttgaaaacattttctacaTTGCCTGTAGGTAACTGATATTCAGTTGTGAATATTAAAGTCTTCCCCTGTGGCCAAAATATATGAGAAAGACTTTAGTGAGAAGGAGTAGGTACATGAAAATTAATACTACCCCTATTCATTTCATGTTTTTACAGGGAGTAAAGCATTTATGGAAGTCataagagtttaaaaataaaatgacagcatTGTTTTCCTATGGGTATTTCACTTTAGATTTATATTGAATTTAGTTAATTTCACTAAGACTTATTTTTTCTCATTAGCAAAATGAACACAATATCTACCTTAGAATATTGTAAAACACTTACTgagatattaaaatgaaaatgcctGCTTCAGAGTAAATGCCCAATAAGTGAGAATGGCATTCTCTAGCATGAAAATATCGAATCCATATTTTATTTGCAAATACTATTACTTTGTGGGTCTTTATATATGACATTGTAGGTATTTTCATAACAATGTTGATGCTTTTCAATTCTTACAAGTAAAAGGGGGATATAAacctttataataaaataataatgtcacACAGTGTTTAAAGATGTTTCTGACTAACACAAAATGGAGAAAATTCACcaagggaaatattttttttatccttCAGCACTTTTTTTCTCAAAGCTGTGCACATTGTTACTGTGAATAAATAGC
Protein-coding regions in this window:
- the Tusc1 gene encoding tumor suppressor candidate gene 1 protein; translation: MWRMRGGATRRGSCGGAGGGGGSRGELGREGGGGGGGGGGGGVGWRGRAGGARRQLEERFADLAASHLEAVRARDERDRQNARLREENARLRLENRRLKRENRSLFRQALRLPPGDNNTDERDVADATFGGPDEPATHRQARGGGPDDEPGSPRALRARLEKLEVMYRRALLQLRLEQQGARPPQDGGERPLRETAAGLCDQDPEPDPDGPGPWP